From Halapricum desulfuricans, a single genomic window includes:
- a CDS encoding competence/damage-inducible protein A, with amino-acid sequence MEVSLLTIGDELLSGETTNTNGTWLARELTDRGVDVREILALADDRETIADRVARHSDAFDAVIVTGGIGGTPDDVTIEAVADAFGRELVVSDQARVRIEQRLSEMGEAVPDLDLDIETEASIPSGAEPLVNPEGLAPGCRIENVYVLPGIPGEMKAMFETIAEAFDGDLDSRLLYTVEPEANIVPELRTVRERFGVRVGCYPDREARHNRLKLTGADEATLQAATDWLLEAIDASETPVEREWDADAEPAGGPE; translated from the coding sequence ATGGAGGTCTCACTGCTGACGATCGGCGACGAGCTCCTCTCCGGAGAGACGACGAACACCAACGGCACGTGGCTCGCTCGCGAGTTGACCGACCGCGGGGTCGACGTCCGGGAGATCCTCGCACTGGCGGACGACCGCGAGACGATCGCCGATCGGGTGGCCCGCCACAGCGACGCCTTCGACGCCGTGATCGTCACCGGCGGGATCGGTGGCACGCCGGACGACGTGACGATCGAGGCCGTCGCCGACGCGTTCGGGCGCGAACTCGTCGTCAGCGATCAGGCACGGGTACGCATCGAACAGCGCCTCTCGGAGATGGGCGAAGCCGTCCCCGATCTGGATCTCGACATCGAGACCGAAGCGTCGATCCCGAGCGGAGCCGAGCCGCTCGTCAATCCCGAGGGGCTGGCCCCCGGCTGTCGGATCGAGAACGTCTACGTCCTGCCGGGGATTCCAGGCGAGATGAAGGCGATGTTCGAGACGATCGCCGAAGCGTTCGACGGCGATCTCGACTCGCGATTGCTGTACACCGTCGAGCCGGAGGCGAACATCGTCCCCGAGTTGCGCACCGTCCGCGAGCGATTCGGCGTCCGCGTGGGCTGTTATCCCGATCGGGAGGCCAGACACAACCGTCTCAAGTTGACCGGGGCCGACGAAGCAACACTGCAAGCGGCAACAGACTGGTTACTCGAGGCGATCGACGCCAGCGAGACGCCTGTCGAACGGGAGTGGGACGCCGACGCCGAACCCGCCGGCGGTCCGGAGTAG
- a CDS encoding HAD family hydrolase: MASAAYDAWLFDLDGTLIDVDPAHPRRVFDEIGDRLSREFTDEEVTTLWHGLGGSRNAQLRRWGVDPEPFWDAFHEIEDPIRRAEATYLYDDAERLVADLDGPIGVVTHSQPHLTEAALDHLDIAEWFDTVVCCGDDIGWKPDPGPVYRALSDLGVAAERSAIFVGDSPSDVGAAWNAGLTAAHVERFDPRERGHCVLADHRVDRLDGLQDLAGQARAADGGRTDRQ, encoded by the coding sequence ATGGCAAGCGCAGCCTACGACGCCTGGTTGTTCGATCTCGACGGGACGCTGATAGACGTCGATCCCGCCCATCCGCGTCGCGTGTTCGACGAGATCGGCGACCGACTCAGTCGCGAGTTCACCGACGAGGAAGTGACGACGCTCTGGCACGGACTCGGCGGTTCGCGGAACGCGCAACTGCGCCGGTGGGGTGTCGATCCCGAACCGTTCTGGGACGCCTTCCACGAGATCGAGGATCCGATCCGTCGGGCCGAGGCGACGTATCTCTACGACGACGCCGAGCGGCTGGTCGCCGATCTCGACGGCCCGATCGGTGTCGTCACCCACAGCCAGCCACATCTGACCGAGGCCGCGCTCGATCATCTCGACATCGCCGAGTGGTTCGACACCGTCGTCTGCTGTGGGGACGATATCGGCTGGAAACCGGATCCCGGCCCCGTCTATCGTGCCCTGTCCGATCTCGGTGTCGCTGCCGAACGGAGTGCGATCTTCGTCGGCGACAGTCCCTCGGACGTGGGCGCGGCCTGGAACGCCGGTCTGACGGCCGCACACGTCGAACGGTTCGATCCACGCGAGCGTGGCCACTGCGTCCTGGCGGATCACCGCGTCGACCGTCTCGACGGACTGCAGGACCTGGCCGGACAGGCCCGGGCGGCCGACGGCGGACGGACAGATCGGCAGTGA
- a CDS encoding TorD/DmsD family molecular chaperone, with translation MSSPDDPGSPAASVFEQSTAWRDLHILLATGLRHPDEQFGAALETGEFEAELRSLASALDISLAISLVPPVEQSDGLTTAYIDLFEGGRQPYAPPVESPYRAWYDRDEGGLMDGPSATEMRQRYRALDVSVPDAYSPDHIALLLEYGSLLLEADEREAYRSFVRTHFEWVPALRRATDMAAASAPVYRWLAVLIDELFVALRDRLDIPDPTAEDIDRMVTRVGSN, from the coding sequence ATGTCTTCCCCCGACGATCCCGGCTCCCCGGCTGCGTCCGTCTTCGAGCAGTCGACGGCCTGGCGGGACCTGCATATCCTCCTGGCAACCGGGCTTCGCCACCCTGACGAGCAGTTTGGAGCAGCCCTTGAGACCGGCGAGTTCGAAGCGGAACTGCGGTCGCTCGCGTCGGCTCTCGATATCAGTCTCGCGATTTCGCTCGTGCCACCGGTCGAGCAGAGTGACGGGCTTACGACGGCGTACATCGATCTCTTCGAAGGCGGTCGACAGCCCTACGCCCCTCCGGTAGAGTCTCCGTATCGAGCCTGGTACGACAGAGACGAGGGTGGCCTGATGGACGGACCGTCGGCCACCGAGATGCGCCAGCGCTACCGTGCGCTCGATGTGTCCGTCCCCGACGCGTACTCGCCGGATCACATCGCACTGCTGCTGGAGTACGGGAGCCTGCTGCTCGAAGCCGACGAGCGTGAGGCCTATCGATCGTTCGTCCGCACGCACTTCGAGTGGGTACCGGCACTCAGGCGCGCGACGGACATGGCAGCCGCGAGCGCGCCCGTCTACCGCTGGCTTGCCGTGCTGATCGACGAACTGTTCGTCGCCCTCCGGGACCGTCTGGATATCCCGGATCCGACTGCGGAGGACATCGATCGGATGGTCACGCGGGTCGGCAGTAACTGA
- the nrfD gene encoding NrfD/PsrC family molybdoenzyme membrane anchor subunit, producing MSDIATGSDLLWIARGHWEIFIATYLFLGGLSGGAYLTSVVSSELFRPRAQGPDEIFACEETSRWGAIVGLLAIAVGGVALLSHLGAPLRALTFPILFTNFGSWLVIGTWFIVLFALFVTIEAFWLLFGEEHAGSEGLSYVPRWIVAWIDDVLPLPEDWSIVAALDWLADRLRPTERARRVVHAVGSVAAVGVIVYTALLLTDVSVVPLWDRQYLPIVFLMSGPSTGISAALLGTVASGGGLSRTNHLFCLADDALIAVETVTLVGLLVALSSGGPAAEQSYELLMSGAYFPHFAVGVLALGLVVPFGLSMTMTGLVRFTDVEHRWGSAFTGGFALKYVLVLAGGFLLRYALLFGAVKQPLGVP from the coding sequence ATGAGCGACATCGCAACCGGATCCGATCTCCTGTGGATCGCGCGAGGCCACTGGGAAATCTTCATCGCTACCTACCTGTTTCTGGGTGGGCTGAGCGGCGGCGCGTACCTCACCTCCGTCGTCTCCTCGGAGCTGTTCCGGCCGCGTGCCCAGGGCCCCGACGAGATTTTCGCCTGCGAGGAGACCTCACGATGGGGTGCTATCGTCGGACTCCTCGCCATCGCCGTCGGCGGCGTAGCGCTGCTGTCGCACCTCGGCGCGCCGCTGCGCGCGCTCACGTTCCCGATCCTGTTCACCAACTTCGGCTCGTGGCTGGTCATCGGGACGTGGTTTATCGTGCTGTTCGCACTGTTCGTCACGATCGAGGCCTTCTGGTTGCTGTTCGGCGAGGAACACGCCGGCTCCGAGGGCCTGAGCTACGTCCCGCGCTGGATCGTCGCCTGGATCGACGACGTGCTCCCGCTTCCGGAGGACTGGAGCATCGTCGCCGCGCTCGACTGGCTCGCGGACCGCCTCCGACCGACCGAACGCGCTCGACGCGTCGTTCACGCCGTCGGTAGCGTCGCCGCTGTCGGCGTCATCGTCTACACCGCGCTGCTGCTGACTGACGTCTCGGTGGTTCCGCTGTGGGACCGACAGTACCTGCCGATCGTCTTCCTCATGAGCGGTCCTTCGACGGGCATCTCGGCGGCGCTGCTCGGGACCGTCGCCAGCGGCGGCGGCCTCAGCCGGACGAATCACCTGTTCTGTCTGGCCGACGACGCCCTCATCGCCGTCGAGACGGTGACGCTGGTCGGACTGTTGGTCGCCCTCTCGTCGGGCGGTCCGGCGGCCGAGCAGAGCTACGAACTCCTGATGAGCGGGGCGTACTTCCCGCACTTCGCCGTCGGCGTCCTCGCGCTCGGACTCGTCGTCCCGTTCGGGCTCTCGATGACGATGACCGGGCTGGTCCGGTTCACTGACGTCGAACACCGGTGGGGTTCCGCGTTCACCGGCGGATTCGCCCTGAAGTACGTCCTCGTGCTCGCCGGCGGGTTCCTGCTCCGGTACGCTCTCCTCTTCGGCGCGGTCAAACAGCCGCTGGGGGTGCCGTGA
- a CDS encoding 4Fe-4S dicluster domain-containing protein produces the protein MGEQWGFYFDADSCMGCNACAIACKNRHDTDAGHVDWRRVETVSEGEFPDYEETNISLSCMHCEDAPCEEVCPTGAIEKRESDGIVTIDQDKCIGCGYCGWACPYGAPQYGDDGLMQKCNLCLDKGPGSGADAPSKNEQQANGEALEPACVDECVGDALDAGPVGELLDKASQEAAERFEQNRTNVIIDSTGENSVTGMQGIRQATEDS, from the coding sequence ATGGGCGAACAGTGGGGCTTTTACTTCGATGCCGACAGCTGTATGGGCTGTAACGCCTGTGCGATCGCCTGCAAGAACCGCCACGATACCGACGCCGGCCACGTCGACTGGCGACGCGTCGAGACGGTCTCGGAGGGTGAGTTCCCCGATTACGAGGAGACGAACATCTCCCTGTCGTGTATGCACTGCGAGGACGCCCCCTGCGAGGAGGTCTGTCCGACCGGTGCGATCGAGAAACGCGAGAGCGACGGGATCGTCACGATCGACCAGGACAAGTGTATCGGCTGTGGCTACTGCGGGTGGGCCTGTCCGTACGGCGCGCCCCAGTACGGCGACGACGGCCTGATGCAGAAGTGCAACCTCTGTCTGGACAAGGGGCCGGGCAGCGGAGCCGACGCACCGTCGAAGAACGAACAGCAGGCCAACGGCGAGGCGCTCGAACCGGCCTGTGTCGACGAATGCGTCGGCGACGCGCTCGACGCCGGCCCGGTCGGGGAGCTGCTCGACAAGGCCTCTCAGGAGGCCGCCGAGCGCTTCGAACAGAACCGGACGAACGTGATCATCGATTCGACCGGCGAGAACAGCGTGACAGGCATGCAGGGTATCCGACAGGCGACTGAAGACTCATGA
- a CDS encoding molybdopterin-containing oxidoreductase family protein — protein MSERDSEGGLTRRSLLKTVAAGAVASTAGCGSILSSSSSSSLTRGAETAYGNCWQCHKACGMEVTLNGAGEATELHGIDGHPRGSAGEGTKGTLCPKGLSQLEKAYSPERIKQPHIRKDGELQKVDWDEAISYTADRLEDFADEYGPESLIEFHGWGTSGVFSTLFRNLYGCPNHVPHPTPTCFGSMAVTGTLMGLGGGNIRWIDYPNTEYILVWGRDPLESFAGQWEAKQLLKARERGAKIVTIDPVYTETAKKSDVWLPVEPRTDGALALAMANVIIEEGLYDEEFVENHTHGFEAYREAVEGKTPEWAAEKTGLAEHDGLGAETIREIAIGFAEAAPAAGITSWTGLGQSADHQKGAQNVVALTALVGNIDRPGGQRWHTSPPLSDPFEVGCEEELPNNAADNPCYLTDKESGYASMTGKPVQNRVPEMVDNGDVRGMVYYYRNPVTDGAAQEWLGTDNQEGALEKMDLVVGIDAFWSETTRKADVVLPEASQLEKPMFESGGYGAYNEHPWITGSQAAIEPQWNSKPGFEIVSELGREMGYEEYFPWEDKTAFINDQLEAVDLTLEELEQEHDTYYVFDDEQHRNPYEKWKGGGFAQGAEEFWFDLDKKLEGMYGKLSERVGTEITTGPQWVEPGTIGDELTEDYPLEMLDTRTVEFSHGGDQALSLPLEQLAESYGLEHEDYRGNYLVIHPDDAGERDIEHGDMVTIASEHGEAELMAAVTVGIRPGAVSVEPYGFGRGSIQPDGDGANNMLLNSPEQIDPVSGEIDRHIAVEVSPGGDA, from the coding sequence GTGAGCGAACGCGATTCGGAGGGCGGACTGACACGACGCTCACTGTTGAAAACCGTGGCCGCGGGAGCCGTCGCCAGCACCGCCGGCTGTGGGTCGATCCTTTCAAGTTCGTCTTCGTCGTCGCTGACGCGCGGTGCGGAGACGGCGTACGGCAACTGCTGGCAGTGCCACAAGGCCTGCGGCATGGAGGTAACGCTCAACGGGGCGGGCGAAGCGACGGAGCTCCACGGCATCGACGGCCATCCGCGCGGCAGCGCCGGCGAGGGAACGAAAGGGACCCTCTGTCCGAAAGGGCTCTCCCAACTGGAGAAGGCCTACTCGCCCGAGCGGATCAAGCAGCCACACATCCGCAAGGACGGCGAACTACAGAAGGTCGACTGGGACGAGGCGATCTCCTATACGGCCGACCGCCTGGAGGATTTCGCCGACGAGTACGGACCCGAGTCGCTGATCGAGTTCCACGGCTGGGGGACCTCCGGGGTCTTCAGCACGCTGTTCCGGAATCTCTATGGCTGCCCCAACCACGTTCCGCACCCGACGCCGACCTGTTTCGGCTCGATGGCTGTGACGGGCACGCTGATGGGTCTCGGCGGCGGAAACATCCGCTGGATCGACTACCCCAACACCGAGTACATCTTGGTGTGGGGTCGAGATCCCCTGGAGAGTTTCGCCGGCCAGTGGGAGGCCAAACAACTCCTCAAAGCTCGCGAGCGCGGCGCGAAGATCGTCACGATCGATCCGGTCTACACCGAGACCGCAAAGAAATCCGACGTGTGGCTCCCGGTCGAACCCCGGACCGACGGCGCACTGGCACTTGCAATGGCCAACGTCATCATCGAAGAAGGGCTGTACGACGAGGAGTTCGTCGAAAATCACACCCACGGCTTCGAGGCCTACAGGGAGGCCGTCGAGGGCAAGACCCCCGAGTGGGCCGCAGAGAAGACCGGTCTGGCCGAGCACGACGGACTGGGCGCGGAGACGATCCGCGAGATCGCTATCGGGTTCGCCGAGGCCGCACCTGCCGCAGGGATCACCTCTTGGACCGGACTGGGTCAGAGTGCTGACCACCAGAAGGGCGCGCAGAACGTGGTCGCGCTGACGGCGCTGGTCGGCAACATCGACCGACCCGGCGGGCAGCGCTGGCACACCAGCCCGCCCCTGTCGGACCCCTTCGAGGTCGGCTGTGAGGAAGAACTCCCGAACAACGCCGCGGACAACCCGTGCTATCTCACGGACAAAGAATCGGGCTACGCCTCGATGACCGGCAAGCCGGTCCAGAACCGCGTTCCCGAGATGGTCGACAACGGCGACGTTCGAGGGATGGTGTATTACTACCGCAATCCGGTCACCGACGGGGCCGCCCAGGAGTGGCTCGGGACTGACAATCAGGAGGGTGCGCTCGAGAAGATGGACCTGGTCGTCGGTATCGACGCCTTCTGGAGCGAGACCACCCGCAAGGCCGACGTGGTCCTGCCCGAGGCGTCACAGCTCGAAAAGCCCATGTTCGAATCCGGCGGGTACGGCGCGTACAACGAACATCCGTGGATCACCGGTTCGCAGGCCGCGATCGAGCCCCAGTGGAACAGCAAGCCCGGCTTCGAGATCGTCAGCGAACTCGGCCGCGAGATGGGCTACGAGGAGTATTTCCCCTGGGAGGACAAGACGGCATTCATCAACGACCAGCTCGAGGCGGTCGATCTTACGCTCGAGGAACTGGAACAGGAGCATGATACCTACTACGTGTTCGACGACGAGCAACACCGTAACCCCTACGAGAAGTGGAAAGGCGGCGGCTTCGCGCAAGGGGCCGAGGAGTTCTGGTTCGACCTCGACAAGAAGCTCGAGGGGATGTACGGCAAACTCAGCGAGCGCGTCGGGACCGAGATCACGACCGGCCCGCAGTGGGTCGAACCCGGGACGATCGGCGACGAGTTGACCGAGGACTACCCACTGGAGATGCTCGACACCCGGACCGTGGAGTTCTCACACGGCGGCGATCAGGCGCTGTCGCTCCCGCTTGAGCAACTCGCCGAGTCGTACGGCCTCGAACACGAGGACTACCGCGGCAACTACCTGGTGATCCATCCGGACGACGCGGGCGAGCGCGACATCGAACACGGCGACATGGTGACGATCGCCTCCGAACACGGCGAGGCCGAACTGATGGCGGCCGTGACGGTGGGGATCCGTCCGGGTGCGGTCAGCGTCGAACCGTACGGCTTCGGTCGGGGGTCGATCCAGCCCGACGGCGACGGTGCGAACAACATGCTACTCAACAGTCCAGAACAGATCGATCCGGTATCGGGCGAGATAGACAGGCACATCGCGGTCGAGGTTTCCCCCGGAGGTGACGCCTGA
- a CDS encoding 4Fe-4S ferredoxin N-terminal domain-containing protein, translating to MTENTTDADHESPPDAIPDTDLAADEFDQELGEQLGKDAQRYAEGEMSEDEFYEKYHDALIEEFGEDNRPVARGRDES from the coding sequence GTGACCGAAAACACGACCGACGCGGACCACGAGTCGCCTCCCGACGCGATACCGGACACCGATCTGGCTGCCGACGAGTTCGATCAAGAGCTCGGCGAGCAGTTGGGCAAAGACGCCCAACGGTACGCGGAGGGCGAGATGAGCGAAGACGAGTTCTACGAGAAGTACCACGACGCGCTGATCGAGGAGTTCGGCGAGGACAACCGACCGGTCGCCAGAGGGAGGGACGAGTCGTGA
- a CDS encoding helix-turn-helix domain-containing protein yields the protein MTETDSETTTSERRPLWIVLKIDVEDDCPLADLKDPVLDADLQHMGGICRSEVVTGGQDVEVLHFEEPMGSECLADVFFEHDCVPQITGVDDGSLLVTIHPSDRADIPELLEGLEAVGYHARLDRVVQIDEDMIGTSPVLCDFSLLTEKQQEALELAVRHGYYAQPRETTLSELASKLGIGKSAVSHRLQAAESKIIRNHVPQTDSPSATNG from the coding sequence ATGACTGAAACAGACTCCGAAACGACGACCTCCGAGCGGCGCCCTCTCTGGATCGTTCTCAAGATAGACGTCGAGGACGACTGCCCGCTGGCTGACCTCAAAGATCCGGTGCTGGACGCCGATCTGCAACATATGGGCGGTATCTGCCGATCGGAGGTCGTGACCGGCGGCCAAGACGTCGAGGTGCTCCACTTCGAGGAACCGATGGGATCGGAGTGTCTGGCGGACGTGTTTTTCGAACACGACTGTGTTCCGCAGATCACGGGCGTCGACGACGGCTCGTTGCTGGTGACGATCCACCCGTCCGATCGGGCGGACATCCCCGAGTTGCTCGAGGGGCTGGAAGCGGTCGGATACCACGCACGGCTCGACCGCGTCGTCCAGATCGACGAGGATATGATCGGTACGTCACCAGTCCTCTGTGATTTTAGCCTTCTGACCGAGAAACAGCAGGAAGCCCTGGAGCTGGCTGTCAGACACGGATATTACGCTCAACCCCGGGAGACGACCCTCTCCGAGCTGGCGTCGAAGCTGGGTATCGGCAAGTCGGCAGTCTCTCACCGCCTGCAGGCCGCGGAATCGAAGATCATCCGCAACCACGTCCCGCAGACAGACTCACCATCAGCTACCAACGGCTGA
- a CDS encoding helix-turn-helix domain-containing protein encodes MSDAPTFTSVASGDAAVSGGHETRDLWVTLKVHVGDDCPLTAIDADVENVDLQQMNGECRATIVSRDDEDLNVLQTHQEMGPDCVSQAFHRHGCIPRIVDTDEGAITVTVYPEERATIPKLVESIRDLGYVLDVERLVGVSPELITDSTVLCDLSILTGKQREAIELAVQRGYYARDGNVNLDAMADELNISSSALSRRLKSAEAKLMLELIDRADGDGC; translated from the coding sequence ATGTCCGACGCTCCGACGTTCACGTCCGTCGCATCCGGAGATGCCGCCGTCAGTGGTGGCCACGAGACCCGTGATCTGTGGGTGACGCTCAAAGTCCACGTCGGGGACGACTGCCCACTGACAGCCATCGATGCGGACGTCGAGAACGTCGACTTACAGCAGATGAACGGCGAGTGTCGGGCGACGATCGTCTCCCGCGACGACGAAGACCTGAACGTCCTGCAGACACACCAGGAGATGGGGCCGGACTGCGTCTCACAGGCTTTTCACCGGCACGGGTGTATCCCGCGCATCGTCGATACCGACGAGGGTGCGATCACGGTCACGGTGTATCCCGAGGAGCGGGCGACGATCCCGAAGCTGGTCGAGTCCATCCGAGACCTCGGATACGTACTCGACGTCGAGCGCCTGGTCGGCGTCAGTCCGGAGCTGATAACGGATTCGACCGTACTGTGTGATCTGTCGATCCTGACCGGGAAACAGCGCGAAGCCATCGAACTCGCCGTGCAGCGAGGGTACTACGCCCGCGATGGCAACGTCAACTTGGACGCGATGGCCGACGAACTGAACATCTCGAGTTCCGCGCTCTCGCGCCGACTTAAGTCCGCAGAGGCGAAACTGATGCTCGAACTGATCGATCGGGCGGACGGCGACGGCTGCTAA
- a CDS encoding Hsp20/alpha crystallin family protein: MSALRDALQELPDAVFADLLESDEAYLLVIDLPGATAETVDAHVERGRVVIEARREKALPVEFEYVDEERSMFLDVELPLPPDASGTGAEGTVENGVLELRLPKQTADPSATIPIDEA; the protein is encoded by the coding sequence ATGTCAGCCCTGCGAGACGCGCTGCAAGAGTTGCCCGATGCGGTGTTCGCCGACCTCCTGGAGAGCGACGAGGCGTACCTGCTTGTGATCGATCTCCCGGGAGCGACCGCCGAGACCGTCGACGCGCACGTCGAACGGGGGCGCGTGGTCATCGAAGCCAGGCGCGAGAAGGCCCTGCCGGTCGAGTTCGAGTACGTCGACGAGGAGCGGTCGATGTTCCTCGACGTGGAGTTGCCCCTCCCGCCGGACGCGAGCGGCACGGGGGCCGAGGGGACCGTCGAGAACGGCGTCCTCGAACTCCGACTCCCGAAACAGACCGCCGATCCGTCGGCGACGATCCCGATCGACGAGGCCTGA
- a CDS encoding ABC1 kinase family protein: MNLRAYRRFFTVVRQFLPLAIAYARDRRRYLLVGSSRRVTPEQRRQRAQVLLETLLTLGPTFIKLGQLLSTRPDVLPPEYVEEFSKLQDRVPPADWERAREVIESEIGPVSEAFSDFNTESISGASLGQVYYAEVDGDPVAVKVRRPGVEDLVEADLRVIRWTLPVVMYFVDDSRSFSLETLADEFATTIREEMDYGREAEMLTEIRSNFAEEDRIAIPPVVESHSTGRVLTMEYIPGTKIDDIDTLDEKGIDRTQLAETLERAYFQMIVEDGVFHADPHPGNLAVQDDGTLVFYDFGMSGRVDPFIQEKIVEFYTAVAEQDIDAILDALIEMGTLSPEADRQVMADVMELAIADARGEDIEQYRVQQIVQQVEDTIYEFPLRLPANLALVLRVATVVEGVCVTLDPDFDFISVATDFLREEGYFEESARQFVRDRAGEVQDAARSTMRIPPKLESALDRIEREEFYVRADIEDSDDLLDVLAGRIVLGLLLASGIASTALLFALSTIEATAVAGAGSLVAAVLLYRSFRKQRGIRAKPQFTRQQMRQPSGGSDNGPPLGPFDGEDADE; this comes from the coding sequence GTGAATCTCCGTGCCTACCGGCGGTTCTTCACAGTCGTTCGCCAGTTCCTCCCGCTGGCGATCGCCTACGCGCGCGACCGCCGTCGCTATCTCCTCGTTGGATCGAGTCGTCGCGTCACGCCCGAGCAGCGCCGCCAGCGTGCACAGGTGTTGCTCGAAACGCTGCTGACGCTCGGACCGACGTTCATCAAACTCGGGCAACTGCTGTCGACCCGACCGGACGTCCTCCCGCCGGAGTACGTCGAGGAGTTCTCCAAACTGCAAGACCGGGTCCCGCCCGCCGACTGGGAGCGGGCTCGTGAAGTCATCGAATCGGAGATTGGACCCGTTTCGGAGGCGTTCAGCGACTTCAATACCGAATCGATCAGCGGGGCTAGCCTCGGGCAGGTCTACTACGCTGAAGTCGATGGCGACCCCGTCGCGGTGAAAGTGCGTCGACCGGGCGTCGAGGACCTCGTCGAGGCCGATCTCCGGGTGATCCGGTGGACGCTTCCGGTCGTGATGTACTTCGTCGACGATTCCCGGTCGTTCTCCCTGGAGACGCTGGCCGACGAGTTCGCCACGACGATCCGCGAGGAGATGGATTACGGCCGCGAGGCCGAGATGCTGACCGAGATCCGCTCGAACTTCGCCGAGGAAGACCGGATCGCCATCCCGCCGGTCGTCGAGAGCCACTCGACCGGGCGCGTGCTCACGATGGAGTACATCCCGGGCACGAAAATCGACGATATCGACACGCTCGACGAGAAGGGGATCGACCGGACGCAACTCGCGGAGACTCTCGAGCGGGCGTACTTCCAGATGATCGTCGAGGACGGTGTCTTCCACGCTGATCCCCACCCGGGCAATCTCGCTGTCCAGGACGACGGGACGCTCGTGTTCTACGACTTCGGGATGAGCGGTCGGGTCGACCCGTTCATCCAGGAGAAAATCGTCGAGTTCTACACTGCGGTCGCCGAGCAGGACATCGACGCGATCCTCGACGCCCTGATCGAGATGGGAACGCTCTCACCCGAGGCCGACCGGCAGGTGATGGCCGACGTGATGGAACTGGCTATCGCCGACGCCCGCGGGGAAGACATCGAACAGTACCGGGTGCAGCAGATCGTCCAGCAGGTCGAGGACACGATCTACGAGTTCCCGCTTCGCCTGCCGGCGAATCTCGCGCTCGTCCTCAGGGTCGCGACCGTCGTCGAGGGGGTCTGCGTGACGCTCGACCCCGACTTCGATTTCATCTCGGTCGCGACCGACTTCCTCCGGGAGGAAGGGTATTTCGAGGAGAGCGCCCGACAGTTCGTCCGCGACCGGGCAGGCGAGGTTCAGGACGCCGCGCGCTCGACGATGCGGATCCCGCCGAAACTCGAATCCGCGCTCGATCGCATCGAACGCGAGGAGTTCTACGTGCGGGCCGACATCGAGGACTCCGATGACCTGCTCGACGTGCTCGCCGGGCGGATCGTCCTCGGACTGCTATTGGCGAGTGGGATCGCCTCGACCGCGCTACTGTTCGCGCTCTCGACGATCGAGGCGACTGCCGTCGCCGGAGCCGGTAGTCTCGTCGCTGCGGTCTTGCTCTATCGCTCGTTCCGCAAGCAGCGCGGAATCCGGGCGAAACCGCAGTTCACCCGCCAGCAGATGCGCCAGCCCAGCGGCGGATCGGACAACGGCCCCCCGCTCGGTCCGTTCGACGGCGAAGACGCCGACGAGTGA